One window of the Arthrobacter sp. D5-1 genome contains the following:
- a CDS encoding cupin domain-containing protein, producing the protein MSSTSTDFQDPGAVKGGGVLETRLIDIGQEEFASDVWGRTALLTRGVSDFSDVFSAGAVDELVSRRGLRTPFLRVAKGGSTLPESSYTSPAGVGATISDQLDDTALWRKFADGATLVLQALHRTWEPVSGFSSQLSSELGHPVQANAYITPPQNRGFDDHYDVHDVFVLQIEGTKRWIIHKPVHVDPLRSQPWTDRRSAVEEAAQGAAYIDTVLEPGDVLYLPRGWLHAAQAQGKVSIHLTLGIHTWTRHALAEHLAQAALAALCDDPGMRRSLPLGVDGPEEEMAAVRERLAAAVLEADTTSLFHRARRGQGRPAPLGPVAQLAAIDGLRPESLVRLRGALEARFDGSRLTTRVGWLDFPEEDLPSVRRLLEGGEYPAADIGLALAERLLRAGVLVPVAQ; encoded by the coding sequence TTGAGCTCTACCAGCACTGATTTCCAGGACCCCGGCGCCGTGAAAGGCGGCGGGGTCCTGGAAACACGCCTGATCGACATCGGCCAGGAGGAATTTGCCAGTGACGTCTGGGGGCGAACCGCCCTGCTGACCCGTGGTGTCAGCGACTTCTCCGATGTGTTCTCAGCCGGCGCAGTGGACGAACTGGTTTCACGCCGCGGGCTGCGGACGCCTTTCCTGCGCGTCGCCAAGGGCGGCTCCACGCTTCCCGAGTCCTCCTACACTTCTCCGGCAGGGGTCGGCGCCACCATCTCCGACCAGCTTGATGACACCGCGCTGTGGCGTAAGTTCGCTGATGGTGCCACCCTCGTGCTGCAGGCGCTGCACCGCACGTGGGAGCCTGTGTCGGGTTTCAGCTCGCAGTTGAGCAGTGAACTCGGACATCCTGTGCAGGCCAACGCCTACATCACCCCGCCGCAGAACCGTGGCTTCGATGATCACTACGACGTCCACGACGTCTTCGTGCTGCAGATCGAGGGAACCAAGCGCTGGATCATCCATAAGCCGGTCCACGTGGACCCGCTGCGAAGCCAGCCTTGGACTGATCGCCGCTCCGCGGTCGAAGAGGCCGCTCAAGGCGCAGCGTACATCGACACGGTCCTCGAGCCGGGCGATGTCCTGTACCTGCCACGAGGCTGGCTGCACGCCGCCCAGGCACAGGGGAAAGTCTCCATCCATCTGACCTTGGGAATCCACACCTGGACCCGCCATGCGTTGGCCGAACATCTGGCACAGGCCGCACTTGCCGCGCTCTGTGACGATCCAGGGATGCGCCGGTCCTTGCCATTGGGCGTCGACGGACCTGAAGAGGAGATGGCTGCAGTCCGTGAACGTCTCGCGGCCGCTGTCCTTGAAGCCGATACGACGTCCCTTTTCCACCGTGCCCGAAGGGGGCAAGGGCGCCCGGCTCCCCTTGGTCCGGTGGCCCAACTCGCGGCCATTGACGGCCTCAGGCCAGAGTCGCTGGTTCGTCTTCGGGGGGCCCTGGAAGCACGGTTTGATGGCTCACGCCTCACCACCCGCGTCGGTTGGCTCGACTTCCCCGAGGAAGATCTGCCGTCCGTGCGGCGCCTGCTGGAGGGCGGGGAATACCCCGCGGCGGACATCGGCCTGGCACTCGCCGAGAGGTTGTTGCGCGCAGGAGTTCTTGTCCCCGTCGCACAATGA
- a CDS encoding sucrase ferredoxin, whose amino-acid sequence MTSPAAATGRFFCAETAQARGDSMAGTASPGLVWVLVEYRGAWPPDGFDALDLEAGTKALVVSAARTANARILLVRRPGPRRRPGPGRWAVLRHESSGAYRQHWGTWERDEDLAGIASALASPGEHGFPPVIMVCAHGQHDPCCAVWGRPVGRALSERWPELVWECSHVGGDRFAANVVIAPDGVYYGGLDAGSAVATVEEHLAARIHAEHLRGYTDLLPPQQAAVVAVLGQFGPAGRQDFVVTETLREGEHWRIRITGRPPHPAKIEVELRASRAPQRQLTCRAPAGGSVIVYETLSIRIN is encoded by the coding sequence ATGACGTCCCCGGCAGCCGCAACGGGACGCTTCTTCTGCGCGGAAACTGCCCAGGCGCGCGGGGACTCGATGGCAGGCACGGCGTCACCCGGCCTCGTCTGGGTCCTCGTGGAGTACCGGGGCGCGTGGCCGCCCGACGGCTTTGACGCCCTGGATCTCGAGGCGGGGACCAAGGCGCTCGTCGTCTCTGCGGCGCGGACGGCGAATGCGCGGATTCTCCTGGTGCGGCGGCCCGGCCCTCGCCGCCGCCCGGGTCCGGGCAGATGGGCCGTTCTTCGCCATGAAAGCTCCGGCGCCTATCGACAGCACTGGGGAACGTGGGAGCGGGATGAGGACCTCGCGGGGATAGCCTCAGCCCTGGCATCTCCCGGAGAGCACGGTTTCCCGCCGGTCATCATGGTTTGCGCCCACGGTCAGCACGACCCCTGCTGCGCAGTATGGGGCCGCCCCGTGGGACGTGCACTCAGCGAGCGCTGGCCAGAGTTGGTGTGGGAGTGCTCCCATGTTGGCGGTGACAGGTTTGCGGCCAACGTGGTCATCGCCCCGGACGGCGTTTATTACGGAGGACTCGACGCCGGGTCCGCCGTGGCCACCGTTGAGGAGCACCTGGCCGCCCGTATCCACGCAGAGCATCTGCGCGGCTATACGGATCTCTTGCCGCCCCAGCAAGCCGCGGTGGTGGCAGTGCTGGGGCAGTTCGGTCCTGCCGGCCGGCAGGATTTTGTGGTCACTGAGACCTTGCGGGAGGGCGAGCACTGGCGCATCCGGATTACTGGCCGGCCGCCCCATCCGGCGAAAATCGAGGTGGAATTGCGGGCCAGCCGCGCACCGCAGAGGCAGCTGACCTG